In the Muricauda sp. MAR_2010_75 genome, one interval contains:
- a CDS encoding TonB-dependent receptor plug domain-containing protein: protein MKSPIQFVFLCFFVIGIRGHAQAPKNVSICWDVSLSMQNRDIEKDFYFLDAYFKTVQNAKVSLITFSDRVLSKDTYQVSSSDWSTIKKELEGLRYDGATSYESLSSYVDPGDVLLFTDGGQNIGNSTPNFSGELHIINSNKNFDKASLNLLSIVNNGNLVDFNEKRNAEETMENLQQYSGTIYSGTMGLANAEIYVQGNDENRIKSNTKGDFSIDGRIGDTLVIAYGNKIEKQVLGETNTLNFSLEDQGIQLQEVVVSERRSEPVETITTGYGEENKDKVGYAVQSISADDISDAATTPDMAIQGKFSGVNLGQNEDLSQVTMRPRMTLLGNVYGLIVIDGVPLRQSDSASGTVFSSDFINPENIADITVLKGLAATNKYGSLGVNGVLVITSKTATYAKESGEKPDMARLRDNIYEDKIKVNNKALITPYLKELKKGKNIGEAYNIYLKQREAYRDVPEYFLDVSNFFLDSSPEIGERILSNVLEIENPSYEALRALFLKSTEEESYEIAVFAAEKMLELFPNKIQSYFDVAIAQKNAGNFQESLTMLNRMISGEANPELNFSTMEKVVGSEIRNLVNQHKAKLDIDKTDAKYRNNVTYNARLILSWNVPDAEFSVQFVNPQKRFFTWEHTEIGDRNRILEELQHGNSTEQFEIVGAETKGEWILNATYLGNRTPKNEAATFLKCTVQYNFGKPNQTSEEFMVRLQENGDEQQLAKFAVE, encoded by the coding sequence ATGAAATCACCAATTCAGTTTGTCTTTTTGTGCTTTTTTGTGATAGGAATCAGAGGTCATGCACAAGCACCTAAAAATGTTTCTATTTGTTGGGATGTTTCTCTTTCCATGCAAAACCGGGATATTGAAAAAGATTTCTATTTTTTGGATGCTTACTTCAAAACCGTCCAGAATGCCAAGGTGAGTCTAATCACCTTTAGCGACCGCGTCCTTTCAAAAGATACATACCAGGTGAGTTCAAGTGATTGGTCTACCATTAAGAAAGAACTTGAAGGGCTGCGATATGATGGTGCCACTTCCTATGAATCCTTGAGCAGTTATGTGGACCCAGGAGATGTATTGCTTTTTACGGATGGAGGACAAAATATAGGTAATAGCACCCCCAATTTCAGCGGGGAACTCCATATAATCAATAGCAATAAAAATTTTGATAAGGCCAGTCTCAATCTACTGTCCATTGTTAATAATGGAAATTTGGTGGATTTCAATGAGAAGCGCAATGCAGAGGAGACCATGGAAAACCTGCAACAATATTCGGGCACCATTTATAGCGGAACCATGGGGTTGGCCAATGCGGAAATTTATGTACAAGGTAATGATGAAAACAGGATAAAATCCAATACCAAGGGGGATTTTAGTATAGACGGAAGGATAGGGGACACATTAGTGATTGCTTACGGAAATAAAATTGAAAAACAGGTATTGGGAGAAACCAATACGCTTAATTTTTCATTGGAAGATCAAGGAATTCAACTTCAGGAAGTGGTGGTAAGCGAAAGAAGGAGTGAGCCAGTAGAAACCATTACAACGGGGTATGGGGAGGAAAACAAGGATAAGGTGGGGTATGCGGTACAATCCATTTCCGCTGATGACATTTCTGATGCCGCTACCACCCCGGATATGGCCATTCAAGGGAAATTTTCTGGGGTCAACCTTGGGCAAAATGAAGATTTGAGCCAGGTGACCATGCGGCCACGAATGACATTATTGGGAAATGTATATGGATTGATTGTGATTGATGGAGTTCCGTTGCGCCAGTCTGACTCTGCAAGTGGAACTGTTTTTAGCTCAGATTTCATCAATCCCGAAAACATAGCGGATATTACCGTTTTAAAAGGGCTTGCCGCAACAAACAAATATGGCAGTCTTGGTGTTAACGGAGTCCTTGTGATTACTTCAAAAACGGCAACCTACGCCAAGGAATCGGGTGAAAAACCTGACATGGCCCGTTTAAGGGACAACATTTATGAGGATAAAATCAAGGTAAATAATAAAGCCTTGATCACTCCTTATTTAAAAGAGCTTAAAAAGGGCAAAAATATTGGGGAAGCGTATAATATTTACTTAAAACAAAGGGAAGCATACAGGGATGTCCCCGAATATTTTTTGGATGTTTCCAATTTTTTCCTCGATTCGAGCCCAGAGATAGGGGAGCGGATTTTATCCAATGTTCTAGAAATAGAAAATCCTTCCTACGAAGCATTGCGTGCTTTATTTCTAAAATCCACTGAAGAGGAAAGTTATGAAATCGCTGTGTTCGCAGCAGAAAAAATGCTGGAATTGTTCCCGAACAAAATCCAATCTTATTTTGATGTTGCCATAGCCCAAAAAAATGCAGGTAATTTTCAGGAATCCCTCACTATGTTAAATAGAATGATTTCTGGGGAAGCAAATCCTGAGTTAAACTTCAGTACCATGGAAAAAGTCGTAGGTTCAGAAATTCGAAATTTGGTCAATCAGCATAAGGCAAAGCTCGATATTGATAAAACAGATGCCAAGTATCGTAACAATGTAACCTATAATGCGCGATTAATTTTGAGTTGGAATGTACCCGATGCCGAATTTTCCGTTCAATTTGTAAATCCACAGAAGCGATTTTTTACCTGGGAACATACCGAAATTGGAGATAGAAATCGGATTTTGGAAGAACTGCAGCATGGAAACTCAACCGAACAATTTGAAATTGTGGGGGCTGAAACAAAAGGAGAGTGGATATTGAATGCCACCTATTTGGGGAACAGGACCCCAAAAAATGAAGCTGCCACTTTTTTAAAATGTACGGTGCAATACAATTTTGGCAAACCCAACCAAACAAGCGAGGAATTTATGGTACGCCTTCAGGAAAATGGGGACGAACAACAATTAGCAAAATTTGCCGTAGAGTGA
- a CDS encoding carboxypeptidase-like regulatory domain-containing protein produces the protein MFRKTIVPFFLLSLTMVFSQTQLKKIRGIVSDGMNPLSKVSIVVKGNDSGTESQTDGTYEIYANEGETLVYSYVGKQPMEIIVEDVTSILNVVLYDRIEELDEVVVTKRKRIRKSQKDLFLEYNSNKNLIKTRFGILDKDNVSYSLKIFEGNDLNPAGLDFVSALQSAIPGLIVVRPMFDPYSPIVYFPRILGLDNPPPAVFEVDGILYTDAPTFIDLSNIKRIGTTTSLAALGKYGGLARGGLIIINTKTGNYSPQEPGTDKPYDFARRRDNYFEEGSTVAISQITAPQYLEEISSAENAAQAIDSYFQLERKYASSPYFYLDAYALFSKKFGDAATANKIGKKIQKKFATDPTILKAFAYHLEEQGQHQWANEIYKQVFILRPHYAQSYMDLAQSYEDVGAIESSASLYARYNHLVDKSLLDSSATFSPIINRDFGSLLATHGSITGNTTIVKTEENDFDGVRLLLEWNNSEAEFELQFVGPENQYHNWEHTQLANAERIMEEKMQGFSSQEYLIYRPITGNWSVNATYFGNKSLTPTYLKATVYYNYGTKAQHKETKVFKLTAKNVNQALFQVKNGSSVATY, from the coding sequence ATGTTTCGCAAAACTATAGTACCTTTTTTTCTATTGTCCCTTACCATGGTCTTTTCCCAGACCCAACTGAAAAAAATCCGTGGAATTGTGAGTGATGGTATGAATCCGTTATCCAAAGTAAGTATTGTTGTTAAAGGAAATGACTCGGGAACTGAATCTCAAACGGACGGAACCTATGAAATCTATGCCAATGAAGGAGAAACCTTGGTCTATAGCTATGTAGGCAAACAGCCAATGGAGATAATCGTTGAAGATGTAACCAGCATTCTCAATGTTGTTCTGTATGATAGAATAGAAGAATTGGACGAGGTAGTGGTCACCAAGCGAAAACGGATCCGCAAGTCACAAAAAGACCTTTTTTTGGAATATAATTCCAACAAAAATTTGATTAAGACACGGTTTGGTATTCTTGATAAGGATAATGTAAGTTATTCCTTGAAGATTTTTGAAGGAAATGATTTAAACCCTGCGGGCCTTGATTTTGTAAGTGCTTTGCAGAGCGCAATTCCAGGATTGATAGTAGTCCGTCCAATGTTTGACCCCTATTCGCCAATAGTTTATTTCCCAAGAATATTAGGCCTCGATAACCCCCCTCCAGCCGTTTTTGAAGTAGATGGTATACTCTATACTGATGCCCCTACCTTTATTGACCTTTCCAACATCAAACGCATAGGAACGACAACAAGTTTGGCGGCACTTGGAAAGTATGGAGGTCTCGCAAGAGGAGGGCTGATTATAATTAATACGAAAACAGGAAATTATAGTCCGCAAGAACCTGGAACTGACAAGCCTTACGATTTTGCCAGACGTCGTGATAATTATTTCGAAGAGGGCAGTACTGTGGCCATATCACAGATAACCGCACCCCAATACCTAGAAGAAATTTCCTCGGCAGAGAATGCTGCTCAGGCCATCGACAGCTATTTCCAACTTGAAAGAAAATACGCTTCATCGCCTTATTTTTATCTTGATGCGTATGCACTATTTTCCAAGAAGTTTGGAGATGCCGCAACGGCCAATAAGATTGGAAAGAAAATTCAGAAAAAGTTTGCGACAGATCCTACTATCCTGAAAGCATTTGCCTATCATCTGGAGGAACAGGGACAGCACCAATGGGCCAATGAAATCTATAAACAAGTGTTTATCCTAAGACCACACTATGCACAGTCTTATATGGATTTGGCACAAAGCTATGAAGATGTGGGGGCCATTGAGAGCTCTGCCTCCTTATACGCTAGGTATAACCACTTGGTGGATAAGTCACTTTTGGATTCCTCAGCAACTTTTTCTCCAATAATCAACAGGGATTTTGGCAGTCTGTTGGCTACCCACGGTTCCATTACAGGGAATACCACGATTGTAAAAACAGAAGAGAATGATTTTGACGGAGTGCGGCTGCTTTTGGAATGGAATAATAGCGAGGCAGAGTTCGAATTGCAATTTGTGGGGCCAGAGAACCAGTACCACAACTGGGAGCACACCCAACTTGCTAATGCTGAAAGGATTATGGAGGAAAAAATGCAGGGTTTCTCCTCACAGGAATACCTAATTTATAGACCCATTACCGGGAACTGGTCTGTGAACGCTACGTATTTCGGAAACAAAAGTCTAACTCCCACTTATTTGAAGGCTACTGTTTACTATAATTATGGTACCAAAGCCCAACATAAGGAAACAAAAGTGTTTAAACTGACGGCAAAAAATGTGAACCAAGCACTTTTCCAGGTTAAAAATGGAAGCTCTGTAGCAACGTATTAA
- a CDS encoding M24 family metallopeptidase: MKQLTLFFAFFTIFLTNAQQILPEVERARVVDEILEERFNVLLPKLMDDTGIDMWVLISREYNEDPVLRTMLPATWLNARRRTILLFYRNKEKNTIDKLAVARYNIGKSIVSAWDKEKEPDQWKRLMQLIEERNPKKIALNFSKDHNIADGLDKTDYDEFMANLPKKQHSKVQTAEQLAVRWIETRTEREMIIFDQLVDITHDIIAEAFSEKVITPGITTTTEVEWWMRQKVTDLGLETWFHPTVDIQRTSEELVSHLYSFSGRPDDLVIMPGDLLHCDFGITYLRLNTDCQELAYVLKPEETEAPSFLVNALYDGNRVQDFLTTNMIQGRTGNEILAKSLQEAKNAGLQPAIYTHPLGMYGHSAGSTIGMWDSQDGVMKDDGENYPLNPNTCYAIELNATVNIPEWNRDIRIMLEEPGFFGEDGFRYINGRQTELLLIPRVKPQQGY; the protein is encoded by the coding sequence ATGAAACAACTAACGTTATTTTTTGCATTCTTTACCATTTTCCTTACCAATGCCCAGCAAATCCTTCCGGAAGTGGAACGTGCCAGAGTTGTGGATGAAATCCTCGAGGAACGGTTCAATGTCCTCCTCCCAAAGCTTATGGATGACACAGGGATTGATATGTGGGTGCTTATTTCAAGAGAGTACAATGAAGACCCTGTGCTGCGAACCATGCTTCCAGCCACTTGGTTGAATGCCAGAAGACGAACCATCCTTCTTTTTTATCGGAACAAGGAAAAAAATACCATAGATAAATTGGCGGTGGCCCGTTATAATATTGGTAAAAGTATTGTTTCAGCCTGGGATAAGGAAAAAGAGCCTGATCAGTGGAAACGGTTGATGCAATTGATTGAAGAGCGAAATCCCAAGAAAATTGCCCTCAATTTTTCCAAAGACCATAATATTGCTGATGGTCTGGATAAGACGGATTATGATGAATTCATGGCTAATCTTCCCAAGAAGCAGCATTCCAAAGTACAAACGGCAGAACAATTGGCGGTTCGTTGGATTGAAACACGTACAGAACGTGAAATGATAATTTTTGACCAGTTGGTGGACATTACCCACGATATTATTGCCGAGGCTTTTTCTGAAAAGGTCATCACCCCAGGAATTACAACAACTACCGAAGTGGAATGGTGGATGCGACAAAAGGTAACCGATTTGGGGTTGGAAACCTGGTTCCACCCAACAGTAGACATACAGCGTACGAGTGAAGAATTGGTAAGTCATCTGTATTCCTTTTCAGGCCGGCCGGATGATTTGGTGATCATGCCGGGTGATTTATTGCACTGCGATTTTGGAATTACCTATCTCCGTCTGAACACCGATTGCCAAGAGTTGGCCTATGTGCTAAAACCGGAAGAGACCGAAGCCCCTTCCTTTTTAGTGAATGCCCTCTACGATGGCAACCGTGTGCAGGATTTCCTGACCACAAACATGATCCAAGGAAGAACAGGGAATGAAATTTTGGCCAAATCCCTGCAAGAAGCCAAGAATGCAGGATTGCAACCTGCCATTTACACCCATCCTTTGGGAATGTATGGACACTCCGCGGGATCCACCATTGGTATGTGGGATTCCCAAGATGGTGTAATGAAGGATGATGGTGAAAACTATCCACTTAACCCAAATACCTGTTACGCTATTGAGTTGAATGCCACGGTGAACATCCCGGAATGGAACCGGGATATTCGAATTATGCTGGAAGAGCCGGGGTTTTTTGGTGAAGACGGATTTAGATACATCAACGGAAGACAAACGGAATTGCTATTGATTCCAAGGGTGAAACCACAGCAAGGGTACTAA